In Malus sylvestris chromosome 2, drMalSylv7.2, whole genome shotgun sequence, the genomic stretch acatgatacagATTAAGACGAATGTCAAATTTAAAATGGCATTAATCAGGACAGCTGCAAACTCTGATTTGCGGCCTTTGAAATGGAGCAGTTACTTCTTGCTTCACTTCAACAGCATAGTCCAGCTTCTAAATTCAGttctcaggtgtggggtttctCAGTTACCtcttttttgtaataaaacatTTGATCAGTACTTGCCAGGATATCCAATTAATTAGGTCAGTTTTTGTTAGCAATAATAATTTGTTTTTGCAGCTTTATATGTGTCTCTGTCTCCAAATATGATGATCTCTTAATTTGCTTCTATAGCTTTTGTAATATAATGATCTCTTAATTTGCTTTTGCATATCTTCTTTGCTTCCTCTGCTAGCTCTATATGAGATTCCATCTCCAAATAATTATTCCTTATTTCCTATTTTTACAGGAAGCAAATCATTGAATACAcatggaaaattaaaagggttttAGTTTTTGGAgtagtttaaattttttgtttgttattgcTTGTATTGCTGTTAAATATTTGATGGGTAGTTTGAAATGGGGAACTTGGTTGATTGAGTATTaacttttattaaattaatattcttatTCAATATTGAATTAAGACTCCTCTTATTAAATTAAGACTCTTAAGGCTCTAATCTAATGTTCATGCTCAACATCTCCTCTATCTTTCTACAATTGGTAAaacttttgtattattattccaATTTTGGTTACTGGGTTGTggaattttccattttttttctgggtAATCAATACTATATATATGCATGACAAGTATAAACAATATTTTGGGGCAAATTtagttgtttaatttttaatttttatgtgataGTGAGATTATTGTAGGATTTCGTTTAGATTATGCGGCCCAATGGGAGTCTCTGCTTTGATAAGATTGGGGTTGATGCCAAGAAAGCCAATAAGCCTACTGTGGACGCCGCAGCCGCCTGGCGCTGTTTTCCAAAATCCTCTCTCACTTGGTTAAGCAATTAAGActttttggtttagtttttattatgcccaattttgtatttaaaccttaaaaaaatttaaactgaTTTGGGGTTACTGAAATAGGCTGCAGAGCTGCCATCCCTGAATCAGAAGATGttcagaaggaagaagaagaagaagaagaagaaagtcgTGGAGTATCAAAAGCTTTTAGCTTTGTGAAGGTATGCTTTTTCCCAACTCACCTCTTGCTTTTGTTGCACTGAATTGGTAGATTGGgttcaaaaatatatatatgtgattttTCGTGTAACTATTTCTTTACATAATTACCAATTGGAGGT encodes the following:
- the LOC126612334 gene encoding uncharacterized protein LOC126612334 isoform X2, with protein sequence MALIRTAANSDLRPLKWSSYFLLHFNSIVQLLNSVLRISFRLCGPMGVSALIRLGLMPRKPISLLWTPQPPGAVFQNPLSLGCRAAIPESEDVQKEEEEEEEESRGVSKAFSFVKVGRHTYIGNVGMSRLGWRRSLMEEDVEGRQEKYFLTPYPEEHNDRPAFLQQGPKQVEVKA
- the LOC126612334 gene encoding uncharacterized protein LOC126612334 isoform X1; translation: MALIRTAANSDLRPLKWSSYFLLHFNSIVQLLNSVLRISFRLCGPMGVSALIRLGLMPRKPISLLWTPQPPGAVFQNPLSLGCRAAIPESEDVQKEEEEEEEESRGVSKAFSFVKVGRHTYIGNVGMSRLGWRRSLMEEILNYGIFFLLRNSLRHKFSYDQARPQQLPSLACSVSSLAAQPQLTLLCYWRNSMPICLSS
- the LOC126612334 gene encoding uncharacterized protein LOC126612334 isoform X4; this translates as MALIRTAANSDLRPLKWSSYFLLHFNSIVQLLNSVLRISFRLCGPMGVSALIRLGLMPRKPISLLWTPQPPGAVFQNPLSLGCRAAIPESEDVQKEEEEEEEESRGVSKAFSFVKNRRLPSLRAAFHETSSSPANFVYPLFIHEGRTTHLYWQCRDV
- the LOC126612334 gene encoding uncharacterized protein LOC126612334 isoform X3: MALIRTAANSDLRPLKWSSYFLLHFNSIVQLLNSVLRISFRLCGPMGVSALIRLGLMPRKPISLLWTPQPPGAVFQNPLSLGCRAAIPESEDVQKEEEEEEEESRGVSKAFSFVKVGRHTYIGNVGMSRLGWRRSLMEEKSHFEEFTLHIKTMKCYLLSPSLLHWRQS